From Impatiens glandulifera chromosome 7, dImpGla2.1, whole genome shotgun sequence:
ACAACGGTGTTCAAAGGTCATTCTCAGAGACATGGCCAGACCAGAGAGGGTTTAATCCAAGGGTTCTTCGTAGTAACAGCAGCGTAAGCTCGAGAAATTCATACAACTTGGGATTATTCGGGAGCATGAGGAAACAACAACAGGGTAATAATGTTGTGTTGGAGAGCAATTCTTCTAATGGTCATGGAAaacagaagaagaaaaagaaggaagaaTTCGTGCTGGAAAGAAACAGAAGTGCTCGTTATTCACCAAACGATGCAGAGAATGGTCTTCTTCGATTCTACTTGACTCCATTGAGGAGTAGCAGTGGACGAAGAGTTCCAAACAAGCTGAACAATTCTCATTCGATCGCTAGAAGCGTGCTGAGGCTCTACTGAAAGATgggtttttttcttttaatttttagtttgatgttaattttgatgttgttgttgttgggtCTGATTCTGATCCTGATCAGAGACagttttattgttattattattatgtattctTATTAGTGTTGgtggtgaaggtgaaggtgggGGGTTAATGGTGGGGGGTATAAAAGTTGCTTGCATTGTTGAAAATAAACATAATCTTGGTTCAGTTTTTCTGCATTGTTCTGTTCTGTTCTGTCATTCTATGTTCTTTGTTGTTATATACAGATCTGGTTGTgatgttggagaagaagaagaagaaagtctGCCATTGTTGTTCTTACTGTTCTTCTCTGCTCTGTTCTGGACTGGACTGGACTGTCTCTTCCGACAAGGTGAGTACTATCTTTGTGTTTAGACCATTTGAAGAACAAGGTTTTTAAGAACATGTATAtgaagatttgaatttttattaaaaaacaaagaagGTAAAGGACATGCATgttcttgtttgatgaattatgggggttatttgaaaatataataataataagaagaagagtTGAAAAAGTTGATAAAATAATTGTCATTTAGCTCATTAAGCAATTACTACTACTTTAGCTTTGgtaaaagaagaaagaaagctGTTTCTACTGCTGCTGATGTTGAAATGTCTCTTTTCACTTTAACTCAAAAACCCAATTCATGAATTTATGTTATATGTCCAAATTTACCCTTATAACGTTAACTTTCTTTTCACAACATGCTCATTTATTGAAATATCAGGGTTACGTGTTAACGGTAAGAGTCGGGCTTAAAAGATTATGATttcgatttttattaaaaacgtcacaaagtaaagaaaaaaaattcaagactTTCTTCATTCTAAAGAAGGCAATCACTATATGAGCCTTTAGATTGAAACATGAGATGTATGTATCTATCAATCATTCTTGAAATAGATTTTGTTCACTTACAAATCACAAAAACAAGATCAATTCATAATCTTAATCAAAATTAGTGAATACAATTTTCTTTtccatttataaattattattttttaaaatttggaaaTGTTTGATATAACATACTTTTTTTGACTAGGATGCAACTAGAAACAAATATGGAAGGTTATAAGGACATATCTAAGTTGCATAATTACTCCTACAAATGTAAAGTggttttattcttatttttatgttcatataaaaatattactaagATTCTTCAAGAGGACAATGAGATCCCGAGTCGAATTTATGGGTTTTCTAAATCGAACCTTATTATATGTCATAATGATAACATTTTGTAGAATTCTTTTATAGTATAATCAAATGTGGAGGttaattttatgaaaacaaGCTTATTTTTAGTTCAAACTAATAGTGATGCAACCTTTTCATTTTTATGAATGTagtacaaattcatttaagcTTAAGTCACAAAGGATAGTAATTCACTCTTCTCAATGTAGAAAAAGTAATGTGAAACTGAGGAAAATTAAAGGGAAGAAAATGCACAAAGCAAGAAAAGGGAATTCTGGGATCTTTGACCAACAAAATATGTGTTCTTTTTAGATGAGTTGGGTTCCATTAACTCATTAAACAACAAAGCAACCATAGCCAAAATCATGCCCAACTCATcatttttttatccttttttaTCCTTGTTGGAAAATCTAACCAAATCAATCACAATTATTGACATTATTTAGTTGACTAATTCCTTTTTTTATTTCCAAAAAGTAATACAGATAAAAACATTTTGACATTTAATGTTAAAGTGTAaaacaattatttcttaaattaaatttatcatccTCTTTTTGCACATGAATTGTTAATGTTTGTGCCTTGATATATCATCAAACAAGAAAGTGCCACTAATGAAACACAAGAAGCACCTTTGCTAATTATCTAAGTAGAACTTGTTGTTGGCTTAAATGAAATTCATtctaatttcataatttaattttagtaataGAATGCAAAATTGATATAAGGTAATGGATTCAAATCTTCAtaccatatcatttaaaaaaaaaaataaagaagcaATGCTTTTGgacttattaatttaatgaaaaaatgtatAGTAGTTTGTATTTATCAGATAATCGAAGAATGAGATTAGAACATTAACTCAACTTGAAAATGATAAAGAGGCGACGATATGATTCAATGGAGCAAGATGGTATAGTTGACAAAAAGTGGTTCATAGATCAATTCAACTTTTTGTTGGCAATCTGGGAAGGCTATCGAGGACAAAGATTCATAGAAATTAACAATGTTTCAATGCATGTTTTATGAGACATGGAGTAAGTATATGAAAGACATGTCTCTTAACTCAAAGTTCTATAGATGCACTTTCGGACATGTCTCTTAACTTAAAGAAGTTCTATAGATGCACTTTCGGACATGTCTCTTAACTCAAAGAAGTTCTATAGATGCACTTTCAGGACAATATTGTACGAGACATGCCTATAAAGAAATGCTAGACTTTCACGAGATAAGAAGGCAAAATGaagaaatgtaaataaataaatctactCAAATGTAATGATTCAAAGTAGGTCCAAACATCTACTACACAACATTTAAAATCAAGATTCATTCATTGCAAGCTTATaaacaacaaatatatatgaaatagtAACTACTTACAATAAATACATACATCTTCATTAGCCTAGCATCACTCTGCAAGAACTACACAAATGCTTTCTAGACGAAAATAATGTTACTACCGCTGCTACTATAACCAATGTGCAtggaaaaaagaagaagagggGATGTGCTGGCCCAATGCATTTCATTTACCTTTTACTTGATCGTTTTAGAAAAACTGTTTAAAGAGCCAGCGAAAAGGTCTAAGAAGATGCGGTCTATCCATCCGCCAGAACGAAATGGCAGCATTGTAATTCTCGTTCCGAATCTTTTTAGTAGCTGTTCGCCAATCGAACTTTTCAATTTCTTGGCGGGCAGCTTTTCCCATACTTTCTCTAATTCCATTACTATTTTGCAACAGAAACTTCACTTTCTGTACGCAGTCACTAACATCGCCTGGTCTGAAGCAAAACCCCGTTTTACCCTCCTGTTCTTCCGGAATTATGTCCATGATTCCACCTGCACGTGCAGCCACCACAGCTAGACCGGAAGCCATCGCCTCCAACACGACTTGACCGAGTGTTTCAGATTCCGAAGGCATCACAAAAATGTCACCACTTGCGTATGCTTGTGACAGCTCTTCTCCTACTAACATACCTGTGAAAACTGCTGGCATACCCTCCATCAGCTTTTCTAGATCCTCCCTGCTCAACCAACACGATAAACGTCAAACTTTATTTATTCCCCCCTAAGAAGCTAGCACAGTATGATATGAACGTGCTTTCATTGAGAATCAAACTTGAGACGTTAAATTAATAAGTCAAAACTCTTCCCACTTAAATTATCCTGAGTGAGTTTTTAACGTCTTtactaatactaatactaatactaatacaaatgctagtatatatatagtagGTCCAATTGTTTGTTGTTTATTTATCCCCTCTAAAGTGTTAGCACTGAATGTCCTTTAAGTGATAATTAAACTTTAGATGTTATCCTTACATATCAGAAATCTTTTACACTTGAACTATGTTAGATGAGTTTTTAATGTCATTACTAATACTAGCACTActaaatatagttaattttttctGTATATCCTAGAATTAATCTCGACTGAAACCGACATAATTTACCTGTAGGGACCGTCTCCGACAATCGCAATTCGTGCCTCGGGTATCTCTTCCATTACCCTGTCCAATTAACCCTTTGTTTTAAGACATGCTCTTCAAAATCAGCAAATGATCAAGAACTTTAGCCTAAATTTCCTAAAACTAActaactatattattttatcttagtATACTCTTACAAGAAAAATCTACATACATAATAATAGTGAAGTTTATAGATGGAAAtataagatttaataattaaaaaaaattatgataattttcATTGGCTCAAGAAGATTGAAAAATAGCTTTAGATCTTTTATCCATATGGAGAGATTATTATtagattttctttaaaataagaTAGTGGTCTTATTTAAAAACTACTATATGTATTAATCATGATCGCATTGAAAAATCgtcaaagttaaaattgaaatgatatatatatatatattttttaaaatttggttaAAAGATTGATTTTTGGATAAGGATATagattatagttttttttttgtttcatttatagtataaatattatttttgggtcaTTTTTTCCGATTTTAATCTGATtataaaatgtgataacaaaTAGGCTCGTTTGTTAAATATGGAGATTTTCTGTGTCTCccctataaaaataatttaaaaatgataaatacagtttgcatgatttattttattgtttaatatatattcaaatacaGATTTCTtccaattaattgtttaatgtgaaattaaaaaggatgatttcatatttatataaagataataGTAACCTTATTATCCAATAAGTTATTAAAACCAGTAAACTATTTAGCAAAATGAGTGTGAGTATGTGAAGGGGAATAGTATTGATCAATAGAAGAGAAAAACAATACCTTTTTAGTAAATCCAAACTCTTCTCAACTCCCAATCTTCCAACATGTACTATCAATGGTCTATTGGGCTCACCATTGCTGATACAAAAGAAAGACATGTATTGGAGTCACACTCGAAAAACTTTACTGGAGATGAAAATGCTAAAACAGCAGCAATGAGATACCTCAGCCTTAACCGCATTTCATGTGAGTAGAAACGGGGATGGAAGCTATCTGAATCAACACCCTTATTCCATAGCCGGATCTTATAGGCTGAAAGAAGGAGCCATAATAATCAATTGCAATTGAAGcagaaaaacaaaatgataaaaatcagAAACATCGAGAAAAATTTAGTGTTTTTGCTCACCTTCCGTCACTTTAGCATCTTCAAGTTCCTTTGCCAAGGCAGCTGATGGCACCAGGGTGAGGTCTGCTGCTTGATGAAGAAACTCTGTCAAGGAAAGAAAgacattagttttttttttcaaatggacaATAGAATCACATGAATCATAGAGCCAAGCCAATTAAGAGATGCTTACTTATAACCATCCACATTGGTTTGACTAGCCAACTAAATGTGTATCGTGGAATATAACTGCAGAGACGATGATGACGAGGATTAGCtgtttattatttagattttgaaTGATAAAggatatatatttgagagttttaatataaaacaCGTTACAGATCAAACTCATCCCAAAATGCACAAGGAAATAGCTCTATCAAGTTTGTCAATTGCAGCTTTTGATAGATACAAAGCATAATTGAACTCATTATACATCAAAAGCTAATGAATAAAAACGTTTACTCACACTGGCACATGTGTATGATAAGACATAACCAAAGGAACAGCCAATAGTTTTGCAATAGCAAGCGCACCAAATACCTATAAAGTTGGAAACTGACACTTTAACATCTTGTATTGAGATGAAGAAAAGAAATGCATTCAAATGTGAAACTTGAAATTTACCATAATTCCAGGAGAAGTGACATGGACAATGTCAGGTTTAAATTGTGCAACCTCTGAAATTATTCTCGGGCTTAATGCTAGGGAGAGTGGAACCTTCTGGTACCAAGGAAAGGGGAAACTGAAAAATGAAACACACAGATGACCAGACTGAGATTTTTTACAATAGAGGAAGGAGCTTTAACACAATATACCTTCGTGACCCAACTAATTTTGCTCCATAAAATTCCTTTGGCACTCCTTCATGTGTTGTCACTACCAGAACCTACAGTTTTACCCATATGAGATTAAGGCAATCTGGCTAACAGTTGTATCAAATTACATTAAAGAGTTCAAACCGGGGATGTGGGGTGCTAGGCTTAGGTTCTTTTTCTCTTCTTGTGGGCTTGGGATGAAGATTATGATTTTAGTGTAGTCTTTGTTCTGTGTTGCACTTTAATTGAAACTAAATAGTTGAGAAAGTGTCATTGTGATTTGGGAGCACTGTTTGATTTAACAGTAGTATTTGTATATGTCAGCTAGAGTATTCTTAAATTTCCCAAAACAAAATCATTTGATTCTCAttacttataaattattcaGCATTTTTGTATCATTTCATCTAGATAATTAAGTTCATTCAATAATtgttaaacatttattttctagattcagaacaaattaattttaaaaaaacaaagctAAGCAATTGATAAGTTAactccataataataataatattaaaaaattgaactcaaAATTAATCATCTTATGtgggtaaaatagtctttagTATTATCAAATCAACCTATACAAGTAACTCAAATTTAAAGAATCAGTTTCACATGGTTAATTAAACATTTTGACTTGAGTTTGATTTTGAACAACAAGtacgagtcgagctcgagccgactcgtttaatattcgagatcgactcgactatttacctacaagCTCGGTATGACTCGAaaaacttgaactaaaattaaatttttaaatatttatgaagaaacaatatttattttaaatgttaagttttaatattaagtaaataaaagaaaatgtattatttattattttgctcGAAAAACTCGACAACCCACCAATCAAATTTTATAtcagctcgaactcgactcgaatattaaacgagtcggtTCAACCTCTACTcgaaaatcaaaatcaaactcaAGTAAGAGCTAATCAAACTCAAGTCGAGCTTTTGACCGAGCTCGTTTGCAACTCGAGATAAAACTAGGGTAAATGAGCTCAGACTGAACAGTCAAATTGATGGACTCATAAAGTGTAGAAGATGTGAAATTGCTTGA
This genomic window contains:
- the LOC124945730 gene encoding sulfoquinovosyl transferase SQD2-like; this translates as MTITIFRDHDRENPLLRESEFSSGPRRIALFVEPSPFAYISGYKNRFQNFIKYLREMGDEVLVVTTHEGVPKEFYGAKLVGSRSFPFPWYQKVPLSLALSPRIISEVAQFKPDIVHVTSPGIMVFGALAIAKLLAVPLVMSYHTHVPVYIPRYTFSWLVKPMWMVIKFLHQAADLTLVPSAALAKELEDAKVTEAYKIRLWNKGVDSDSFHPRFYSHEMRLRLSNGEPNRPLIVHVGRLGVEKSLDLLKRVMEEIPEARIAIVGDGPYREDLEKLMEGMPAVFTGMLVGEELSQAYASGDIFVMPSESETLGQVVLEAMASGLAVVAARAGGIMDIIPEEQEGKTGFCFRPGDVSDCVQKVKFLLQNSNGIRESMGKAARQEIEKFDWRTATKKIRNENYNAAISFWRMDRPHLLRPFRWLFKQFF